The genomic region CATCGTGGCACAGGGGAATCCGAGGGGACCTGGGATCGCGTAGGGAGGGCAGGTTTCACTTTTCTTCCTCAAATAGGTTTTCTGCTCGGGTGCAGTGCTGAACTGCATGCAATTACCTTGTCTGGGCTGTGGAACTGTGAATGGAATTCATGTATGACTTTCATTATCATTTGTTAACCAAGGATCCCTAAGTAAAGTTACAgtctattttcctttatattcaaGCCAACCACCCCCTGCCCCAAACAAAAAGTCTAGTACTCGCAATTGCATCAGTGAGGATCCTTTTCTAATCTGAAAACTTAATCCTAAAAGAGCTTCAAGACATTCTCTTAATATgagaattttgttgttttttttacttctgGGAATTTTCTTCcttgcccctcccctgccccccaagtTTCACCAGCTATTAGAATAGGACTATCTGCTGAAGGAATATTTAAGATGAAACATGATATACCTTTTTCCTTTGAGGGATATGAGAATCTCAcccttatattttaaattaccaCTCTGAAAATGGAAAAAGCAGACCTGAAGCCCCTGAGGAAGGAGGtcccatttttttccctcaagaTCCTACCACGAACCTTTCCACTTTCATCAGAGCATTTACAATTCATTTGTCTACAGAAGCCAAATCGTACATAGATATGTACCACGTCTTCCAACTGGATCCTACCCATTCCATATGATGCCacatttgagaaaaagaaaaagcatttcctTTACCTTCTGGATGTGCACTGTGTCCACACAGCTAGGTCAGGGTATGTGATATTTCTCCCTCAACCTCTATCAAAAGAGGTCTTCATTaccttttaaaaatccacaaaataaatatttttcttggtccccacccccattattgccaaataataattataatactaataataaGCCACTGAATTCATAGATgggaacagaaaaaaatggtTACGGTTGCAATTCTTGGGGAAcaataaaacagtatttaaaaaaaacaaaaacaagagaatCACTGTACTTTCTATAAATAAGTGGGTCCTGGGTGGTGGGGTGGGCGGCAGGCAGCCACTATTTGCACACGAATTGATCCACAATCTCAGTGCACTTCTTGCACTTGACATAGCAGCACCAGTGGAACTTGCAGTGGCAGCGCTCCGTCTGCACCGTCTTGAACTGGTCATAGCCACGGCCGCAGCACATAAGCTCGCAGCCGTCCATGCCCTCAGACGTCTTGTTGCACAAGCGCCCCTGAGTGCCCAGTGAGCCAGTGCTCTCATTGCGTACGCAGTAGTCAGGACTAGGATCAATGTAGACCAGGTCCTGTGTGGTGGGAGTGTTGAAACGGCTGTTGACCTGCACCAGTTTGCCCCGGCTGTTGAGCCGCATGGCCGCGGCGCTGTCATACTTCTCCTTGAGCGCATCGCCCACCTTGCGGAAGTCTGCCAGCTGCAGCCAGCACGTCTTCAGGCTGCACGAGCCGGACACCCCATGACACTTGCAGGCCACGTCTGCTAGGTTGTACACCGTCTGTAGGGAGACGGGGGACAGTCAGCCTACAGGTTCAGAGACAGCACAGACGTAGGCCCGGGCCACTACAAAAAACTCTCCTTGAGCTTCTAGATGGATGGAGCCATGTTCTTCAGCTAAACGAGGGGCTGCTATTGCCCACTCAGTGTCCACTAACAAAGCCTTGTGatgccttctttttaaaatccacaaaataaatattttcttaggcCCTACTACAtgataataattaaaaacaactaTACAGATTTTGAATGGGAATAAGTAAAACAATCAGTCTAGTCGCTTTTTTGCAGAAAAACAATGTTAGCAGCAATGACAAGACTGTTTACAAATCCTTACCTGTGCCAGCTGGATTAATCCCCACAACCAGCCTATAAGGGAAGtgctattatcatccccatttcacaagaaggaaagtgaggcccagagaggtaagTTACTTACACAGCCTCCAGGAAGCTGGAGGACAGGGATTCGACCCATGCAGTCCAACTCATAGCCCAAGCTCAGTGAGCTGCCCAAGCCCTCCTCCCCCCCATTAGTAAGTAGTGGGATTGAGAGGGGGTCCAGCCCAGAAGGAACTGGGTCCAAATCTTCTCTCACTGTAACTATTATTTTTACTAATattgctgtgtgccaggtgctgccCCAAGTACCTTTACACTCTCTACATATTACTTAATCTTCCCAGCAACATTAAAACACTTACTAGATTACAGATGCTggcacagaggcacagagagggtaagtgacCTGCATGGTCACACAGGTGGAATGTGGGAAAGCTGGACCTGGATCTCCCTCCAGCTTCCTGCAATCTCCCCCACTGCACAGGCCAAGCAGACCTGGGTTCCATTTCTGACTCTGCCCCTGAAATTCTGGCAACTGGCTTCACCGCTCTATTTTCCACCTGTGAAGGAGACTGACCTCCCAGCATTGTTATGAGGATAAAATTAGTGGATGCCTGTAACAATGAGGGCATGTTGTCCTCACCCTGGGTTGATGCCTGGTCACCTTGGGCCTCCCAGAAGCAGTGTCACTCTCGGACCCCACAGCACTATGCCCAGCAGTTTGGGAGCTGCTGGCTGCATATTTAGAGTCCTGACTGCCCAAACTTCCTTGTACCAGTGACCTTCTGGAGTCGGTGTGCCGCTGAGAGCCCATCAGGAATCTGGAGGTCAGGTGCATTAGAAGACTGTTTCCACCTGCAACAGCTAACTTCTTCCTCTAGGAATTCACAAGGCACTTTCTTAAAGAGGGGCCAAAGTGTATTCTCTAAGCACAAGGAGTTTCAGACACTCAGCTAGTCTGAGGAAGGgttttgaaaacatatttaagCTTTGCTCCCctttgaggaaaataaaaagctaaTGCCCAGAGGTGATGCTAATGTGATTTCCTGGCACAGTGCCCATCGGTTCTCCTCCCAACCCCTGCTATTCTTGAAAAAACTCTTCTACAGATACTCACCCACGAAAGGTCCAAAGTCAGCTCACTGCTTGAATAATAAATgttatcaaaaagttaaaagaatttaaaatattgctgttttaaaaatcctgatgttaaatgaaattataaataaaaggagctcttcaaaatttccaaaatccCCTCTTGCCATTTGGAAATCCCTCAACCCTCACTCCTTGGTTGCCAAGCTCCCAATGGTTTCCCcacaaaaaaaagtcaaagaaaggtCCAGATGTGAATGGGAGCCCCAAATTGGGTGCATCCCTGGATGGGACCCGGAAGAGCAATCGACATCTCTGTCCTGGAGGCATTTCTGGTCTAAGGTGATGGGTCCATAATATGCACAGAGAGAGCAACATGTATCTGGTGAAGGTGGGAAAAGGTCTTATGGGTTCCCAAAGGGAGAGGGGCTGACACCCCCATCACTCAGCCCTCAGTCTACCACAGAGGGGAGAGAGCCAGCACACACTGGAGGGACAGCGGCAGTGTGACGCCACTCGCCCTCTGATTTCCAAGATGGGCAGAGTGGAGGACTAAGCAACTATCTGACCCCTGGGGGCAACACAGGCAAAAATCTCAGAATTTAGTCCCCCTCTCCCCCAACATTTCCAAAAGTTAACATCCAATATGAGAAGACAGATTAGCCAGCATCATCTAGATAATCTTTGATTTCTCCACATGATTTGCTTTAAAACATTTGATAACAAAGTTATCACTTATCAACACTTGCAACTGGCTGACAAGGAAATAAGATCCTAGACTGAAACATATGTGATTGCAATTTTGTAGGTCAAAATAGTCAAATATTGGCAACTTGATACAGCTCAATCTAACCATGATTCCACTTAGTCCTTACAATAACCTCAAGGAGTAAAgtcatttgacagatgagaaaactgaggctcagaagcaGAAAATCAGAGACCAAACTGGATTTTAACTTTGAAATCTCTTAATTCCACAATCTACAGCACCTTACCCTTAAGTCCTTGCCTTAGCTGTGGTGCATGAACTTAATTAAGCATAAGCCTACGCTTACATTTAAATCCAGAAGTTTTCTTCCATGGCCATGAAGTGGctttctaggcctcagtttcccagtctTCATAATGCAAGTGTAGGACTCGTGGGTTAGACTCCATCCAGTCCTCTGTATTTTACTCTGTGATTatcttcccttttcctcaccccaaaATACCAAAGAGTGAAATCTCCAACTAGAAAGTTCCTGGCACCTACCTTGAGTTCTGTGAAAAATAATGGCCCTGGTTTTCAATGCTGCCAAAGTTAAGAAAAGTTTCGCCCCTTCATTTTAAGGCAGCCATAAAGTGCCATGTGCTTAaccacaaggggaaaaaaagagtgtTTTTAACTATTGTGGAGAAGCTGTTCATATCCCCACCAGGGGAAGGAAAGAGTGGGAACAGGGAGGCTCTTGCCTGCTGCAAGAATGTTCCTTTCTGGGCACTTCTGagttgttctctcttctctccagaGCTATCGTGTGATTGGCCTGAGGGTCAGACCTATAAAATTCCACACTGCTAAAaatgctgttcttttcctagaaAAGGCCTTTATAAAAGTCCCTCTATCCATCAAGGCAGCCATCGAATGATATAAGAAAGggcagggagaaagaaaggagggaaaaaggtGAAGCCTGAAAACCCGGGTGAGGCTTTCTCAGCTGGGTACCTTTTAGGAGAGTCATTTCCTTCTCCCAGATTTAAACCCAACCACAAACATGttccagggaggagggagaacaccattaacattttatttctgagCTCACTGCCCAGTTGCACTGGGGACTAATTAAAAAGGCAGGGAAAGATCTCCTTTCTCAGGCAATGGCTGGAGCACCTTGGATGGAGGGGGCCAAGTGGAATGATTCATCCCAGGAGGCCTTTCTGGGGTGTGTACCCATCCCCAGGGGTTCTGCTTGTGGTGGTGGGGCCTGTGTGAAGGAGAGAtgggaaagagagacagagggagggagagagagaggcaacaagagggagagatgaagaaaggggaggggagagggaggggcagggacaAAAAAAGAGGCAGAGACATATAGAGGGACACAGATGACAAAAGAAAAGGGCTAGAGAGACAGGGAGCGACATGGGGTGGTTGAGAGCTTAAAGACAGGGGCTGGAGACACAGAGGCTGAGGGGCAGGGACCGGGTGGAAACTTACCCTGCGGCCCGCCTCGTTGTTGTGCAAGTTCATGAGGATGCGCGCGCTCTCATAGGAGCCCTTGGCGTGGATGCGCTCCCGCTCGCGCGCGTCCACGAACTCCTTGGCGAAGCGGTAGCCGTAGTCGATGTTGTCTCCGCAGCCGCCCCACAGCCAGTCCCGGGGCAGGTCCTTGGGGCGCGCGGCGCGGCTGCAGCCGCAGGTGGAGAGCTCGCCCTCG from Choloepus didactylus isolate mChoDid1 chromosome 1, mChoDid1.pri, whole genome shotgun sequence harbors:
- the WNT5A gene encoding protein Wnt-5a, whose amino-acid sequence is MKKSIGILSPGVALGMAGSAVTSKFFLMALAIFFSFSQVVVEANSWWSLGMNNPVQMSEVYIIGAQPLCSQLAGLSQGQKKLCHLYQDHMQYIGEGAKTGIKECQYQFRHRRWNCSTVDNTSVFGRVMQIGSRETAFTYAVSAAGVVNAMSRACREGELSTCGCSRAARPKDLPRDWLWGGCGDNIDYGYRFAKEFVDARERERIHAKGSYESARILMNLHNNEAGRRTVYNLADVACKCHGVSGSCSLKTCWLQLADFRKVGDALKEKYDSAAAMRLNSRGKLVQVNSRFNTPTTQDLVYIDPSPDYCVRNESTGSLGTQGRLCNKTSEGMDGCELMCCGRGYDQFKTVQTERCHCKFHWCCYVKCKKCTEIVDQFVCK